One Anopheles marshallii chromosome 3, idAnoMarsDA_429_01, whole genome shotgun sequence genomic region harbors:
- the LOC128711467 gene encoding sestrin homolog: protein MYSMVEYFGDMGQIGQDYGSKNSPTDSSNLDHVTKVIAYHPRYLDHFLNTQKFVMQCDGPLAYDYRNYIAIMAAARHKCTYLVNLYEEIFLANGGDPNWLNGLEHIPAKLRAISDINKILAHRPWLLNKEHIERLTKGQNSWSLSEVVHAIVLLAHYHSLSSFVFSCGLTQEVDGASHKIENNNVLTQKTAFNRLHDLYNSQHPENLPNSDDGNIRPEVSVDALMQRMKRLSEKIDECSETELSNRFKHVEQQAAELPPVVREAPADVPQQIGRYVDDPCFTYQDFARRGAENIPQTFRIQDYSWDDHGYSLVNRLYNDVGFYLDDKFRAAYNLTYYTIAGRTNVDTSKFRRAIWNYIQCIYGIRHDDYDYGEVNQLLDRSLKMFIKTACCFPERITKLDYDSVLVELQHSEKVHINLMILEARNQAELLYALREVMRYMT, encoded by the exons TACGGTTCCAAGAACTCGCCAACAGACAGCTCGAATCTGGACCATGTCACTAAGGTGATCGCATACCATCCACGCTACCTGGACCACTTTCTAAACACACAGAAATTTGTCATGCAGTGCGATGGACCGCTGGCGTACGACTATAGGAACTACATCGCTATTATG GCTGCTGCCCGCCATAAATGCACGTACCTGGTTAATCTGTATGAGGAAATATTCCTGGCGAACGGTGGTGACCCGAACTGGCTGAACGGGCTCGAACACATCCCGGCGAAACTGCGTGCCATTTCAGACATTAACAAAATCCTTGCCCATCGTCCATGGCTACTAAACAAGGAACACATCGAG CGGCTTACAAAAGGGCAGAACAGTTGGTCACTGTCCGAGGTAGTCCACGCGATTGTGCTACTGGCCCACTACCATTCGCTTTCCTCCTTCGTGTTTTCCTGCGGGCTTACCCAGGAGGTGGACGGCGCTAGtcacaaaattgaaaacaacaacgtTCTCACCCAGAAGACTGCCTTCAATCGTTTACATGATCTGTATAATTCTCAGCATCCCGAAAACCTCCCGAATAGTGATGATg GTAATATCCGTCCGGAAGTGAGCGTCGATGCGTTGATGCAGCGTATGAAGCGTCTGTCGGAGAAGATCGACGAATGTAGCGAAACAGAGCTCAGCAATCGCTTCAAGCATGTCGAGCAACAGGCGGCAGAATTGCCGCCGGTTGTTCGGGAGGCACCGGCAGATGTACCGCAGCAGATAGGCCGATACGTTGACGATCCGTGCTTCACATATCAGGATTTCGCTCGTCGTGGTGCGGAAAACATTCCGCAAACGTTCCGGATACAGGACTACTCCTGGGACGACCATGGATACTCACTAGTTAATAG ATTGTACAATGACGTTGGGTTCTATCTGGATGACAAATTCCGGGCGGCCTACAATCTAACGTATTACACGATTGCAGGACGCACGAATGTTGACACGTCCAAGTTCCGCCGTGCCATATGGAACTATATCCAGTGCATCTACGGCATCCGCCACGATGACTACGATTACGGGGAGGTAAACCAGCTGCTTGATCGCTCGCTGAAGATGTTCATCAAGACGGCCTGCTGTTTCCCGGAGCGCATCACCAAGCTGGATTACGACAGTGTGCTCGTCGAGCTGCAGCACAGTGAAAAG GTTCACATCAATCTTATGATCTTGGAGGCCCGCAATCAGGCGGAGCTGCTGTATGCCTTACGCGAAGTTATGCGATACATGACATGA